The region GCACCATTCGATGATGCCTGCGAACATGGTCAAAGTGGCCTCGTGGACGAGGCCTCCTCCGCGAAGATCGACCAAGGTTGTGTCCACGCAAAAACGGGAGCTTTCGATCATACTTGGATGGGCGTTTAGGTGTCCATGCGTTAGCAGTGACGAAAAGACATGGGTCACCATCGTCGGACCCATGGCCGGCAGGAGTCTAGCGCATCCTGCCACACGAGCGCTGTCCGATACGGCGAGTATGTAAGTCGGCTGGAGAGCGTCGAAGACGTCCGCTTCCCGGCCGTCAAGAACACCGACCTCCCAACCCAACCGATTTGAAAACACTTGAGCTCGAAGTCGATGATGTGCTTCGAGAAGGTGCTGTGCAGGAAGCCCATGTCTGGTCGATATCGCAACAACCTTCATACTGATCTCCGTCGCTTAAATTTATCGACAAAGATCAGCACGGATTAGAATGGCTGGGCAGTTGTAGAATCCTACAAGGTATTTTGGTGAGTCGCGCGCGGTTTTGGGCGA is a window of Rhizobium tropici CIAT 899 DNA encoding:
- the traI gene encoding acyl-homoserine-lactone synthase TraI, translating into MKVVAISTRHGLPAQHLLEAHHRLRAQVFSNRLGWEVGVLDGREADVFDALQPTYILAVSDSARVAGCARLLPAMGPTMVTHVFSSLLTHGHLNAHPSMIESSRFCVDTTLVDLRGGGLVHEATLTMFAGIIEWCIANGYTELVTVTDLRFERILARVGWHLSRLGEPKNIGKTIAVAGTLPVNAETFLRLRPSSYRSEFISPDGQRKRRNP